The nucleotide window CTTCTTGTTGTAAATTGAAGTGTAACAACTCTCGCTGTAAATCCTCTAGTTCATAACGTGCCCGATTTTCTTGAATTAAGTGAATTTGATTTAGTGATAATTCTTTTATCAATACTTCACTTGATGTAAAACAAATGATTGTAATCGGCAAATCATTTGTAAACTCCAACCACTTCTTCCACTCGACTTTTGAAAAATCACTTTCTGGATAATGATACACAAGTATTTTGTGCTTACCATTATTTTTTAATTGTAACCAAATTTTGATTAACAATTTTCTATAATCCAACACAGTTAAAAAATTGGCATCGTTCATAATAGTAATATCCATGTTTTTTAACAATGAATCAAAAATTTGATCATACACATCAAATTCTATTTTTATATCATCTATGGATAATACTGTACCATGAAATGTATTATCAATAGTAGTTTTTAAATTCCTATACAATTCAACTAATTCTTCATTATTCTCAAACATATAACGAATCCATTGATGAAGACTTTTCGTGTCTAATAAATCAAGACAACCACCAAAAATTTCAAGAAAATCTACCTCTTTATTCGTCACATCACATTCTATAATAGAGAGTATACAAAAACCCTCTTCGACTTCTTTTTTACTGCTCCATTCCTTTAACTGTTTACGAAAAAGCAGTTGATGTGCATCACGTTGAAAGCTAATAACATTCAATTGATTATACACAATTGGTAATGAATCAAATAAATTTGTATATATTCTCATAATTCAATGACTCGCTTCATTGAGTTAGTTTCCGTTTTTTCTATTTTCGGTTTACTGAAATGCTCCATATCCGCAAATTGCTTTTCTGTTACTAGCAATGTTTCAACATGTCCTTTCGGTGGCAAATGTTGCTGTATTTTCACTTTTTGTAATTGCAAGGCGGAATGGTTTAAAATAATCTTTGCATAAATGGAATATTGAATCATCAAATAACCATTTTCAATTAAAAATTTCCGAAACCTTCTATAATTCTTTCGTTCAATAGAGGTTTGAACAGGCAAATCAAACATAACAAACAATCTCATAACCCGATGCACATCCTCACTCCTCAAGAATAAATTTATTTAATTGTAAATCAGGAAAATAGAGCTTCTTTTCATCGCCCGTATTTAAAAAATTGAAACAACCATCAATAAAAATTTGAATTGCTTGTGGTAAATAATGCGCACCATTACGAATGAAAACTTTCTGTTCAAACATGCCAATAATTTTCCTTTTTTCAACTTTTCCTAAATATCCATCTACGTAATGAAAAACAAGATAATCAACTATTGGGCGAAATATTTCAATGAAATCGCTCGCTAAGTTAAATTGGTTGTATTCGTTTTTATGATGAATACCGATTTCCGAAAGATAGCCTTTACTGACAATTTGGCGTGTAATAAGTGCATGTAAAATCGCATAACCATAATTTAAACCCCAATTAATCGTTTCTTCGTCGCCCCGAGTAAAATCTGCCCCAAATAATCGGTGGAAATATACTTTGGCTGCATGTCCCTCACGATTTGTTATATCATGAAGTTCCACACCAGCAATCAGTTCACGCAGTTCATCTACACCTTCTTTTTCTAAGTGGAATAACACACGCCCTTGATTATAAATTTTTTGCTTCGTTATCTCTTGCCAAAGCCTTCCTTTATACATTTCATTCCAATTAAATTGTGCTTGCAAATGTTTGCTTTGGCGATGATGCCCATAAATGGTGTGTAAAAAGGTACTCGGATTATGTTTTTGGTCACATAAAATCGTTGTAATTTTATTGTCAGACAGGGCATTTAGAATATGTCCTGTCATTACAATATTTGGATTTTCAATGATAACAATGCCAACTTCCCCAATTGGTATACTCGTTACCTCCTCATTTGTCACGACTAACTGATTCATCCGCAAACTGATTTTAGAGTTTTTTGATAAAATAATCGTTCTCCATGACATCTAATCAGCTCCTACTGTATAATAATGGCTTAGGTTTTCTGTATTTTAGCCCTGTAATGGATTCATTAATAATTTCAATGGTAGTTGCATCTATACTTAAATTGTATAAGCGGCTCGTCCCAAACAGGCTTGGGCTTTCTGCATTGGCGGCTGCAAGTCCATGCAGTGCATCTACACCTATTTTAAATGAATTAAAATCAACTATCCTGTCCATAAATGCATACACATTATTGCTAAAACCTTTATATTTAGTAGGTATACGGCCATTATAAATCGTGTAATTTTCTAGGAAATCCGCTGCAAGACTCGAAAAAAGTTGCTTCAACTCTTCAGCTGGTTGATTTTGCAAATTTTTTGACTGTAATTGTTCAAATAATAATGGTTTCATACACCACTGTTTAGCATTACGTAACTCTACTGTCGAAATAAAGTAGTATGGATGACCTGCCCACATTATTTTCTGATACTTAGGAAATCTCTTCACCAACTTAGCAGAGAGCACAAATTTTTTTCCTTCTCTCTCCACCAATATTTTAGCTACTTCATCAAGGCTAAGATTTTGATATTTACTTTGATCAATTACTTTAAAATCGAATAGCTCCAATTTTTTCTCTGTGCCTTTCTTTTTTTGCATAGTATACTCAATTGCCCAAATCCCTTCTTTTGTCATCCCGTCAACAACAAATACGGAGGCATTCGATAACTTCTCTTTATTCAAATTGGCTTTGGGCGATAATGGTGTTTCTTTATGAAAAGCTCCTTCTATATTCCCCGTCATCTTCGTTGTCTGCCAAGGTAATTCATAAAATATTTCTTTCATAAATAACATCGCTGGGATTGATTTTCCCGTCAATATACTATTAAATGATGCTTTTTTAAAATGCTCAAATACAAAGAAATCTCGGGAATTTTGTACTACTCTTCCCCATTTTTTAGCCCGTTCCTTCGCTTTAAAGCTAAACTCTAAAAAATTATCCCCATATTGTTGCTTCGTGAACTGCACTAGTAAAGTTGCGAGTAAAGCATCCATTGCATGATGCTTGTTGTTATACTCTCGAATTTTAGGAATCTCTAAGGTTTGTCTAAATTTTGATACCATCCCTGCTTTTACTGAATGAATATTGGTATGTTCAAATCTTTCTGTCAGTAAATCTTTCACATGTTGAATAATTTGACGTGTTTCTACCAATTGGCGTTGAATAAATTTCTCTTTATCTGCATCTTCAAACTTAGGTTTTAGTAAACGCTCTAATTTTCTTGAAGATATTAATTTTCTATCACGTAATCGCTGCCATTCATTTTTCATTTTAAATTTCTCACTATCAGAGATAATCTCTAATGGCATCTTTGTACTTCTTTTCTCCTGATTCACCTCTGTTTTAACTAATGCCAAGTTGTCCAAACTATCATCTTTTACATAACTTCTTGGGTAGATATGGTCTACTTCATATTTCTTGGAATATAACTCATTAATATCAATGGCTTCACCTGTATACAAACATTTACCCAACTGCGTTGCATATAACCAAAATCGTTTATCTTTGAATTTATCTTCTGGATAACTGCTTATTTTTGCACAAAATGCTTGATGCTCTATCCACCCTTTCACTGATTCTTCCCATATGTCTTTTCGTGATTTTGATTTACTTGATTTTTGGTCTTCTCTTGCTACTTCTAAAATAATTTCAGTTGGTTCACCAAAAATAGATGTTAATTCCTCAATAATTTTTAGCGCTCGCCATATGCCACGCTTCAGCGCAGGTGAGCCTGCTAACTCTTCAATATCTTTATAGACAATCTTATGAATAGTTTTTTTCGTATTTACCTGTTCAATACCTTTTTTTAATGATGTTTTGGACAGTAATTCCATAAAGTTCTCTGAATAGGCATCCATATAATCAATGACATTATCTGTATCATTCACTTGAATATCCATTAATACTTTCCGTGACAATCTACCCCAACCCGACATTTTAATTCCGCAGAGTTTTTGAATTTGTTCCTCTGTAATATGCGGAAATACCTTCTGTATACGAGAATGAATAATGTCTTTTTCATTATAAACAGTCAACCATTTAATAATTTCTTCAATAATATCTTCAGGTTCATTAGGTAAGATGTCTGAAAGTTTTTTATAAGATGATAGAGTAGATGCAAATTTATCTGATTTTTGCGTGCCAAAAATAGCATGTGTAGCTAAATCTGCCCAATCACTCTTCTTCAACTCTTGTAAAAGTATTTTATGTGTCACTTGTTGATACTTTTGAAACACATTTTCAATCAACCATTGTTTGCATTCAGTATCTAATCGGTATTTTTTATTTGATTCCTCGTTTAAAGGGCGTATTTGTATACTATTTAATTCATTCAATAGTTCAAACTTTTGATAGAGTAACGAATTTTTTGGTAGTACATCTTCCTTTTTTAAATATGTACATTTATTCGTCATTTTTGTAATAAAGGCTTCTGCCGTAACTTCCTTATTAACGCTTTCATCAAAAGTCCATGGTGTAATATTTTGTTCGTTATTTCGTGTAAGCCAAGCAAATTCAGATTTACCTGATTTATCTAATGGACCAATATAATAAGGGATTCTAAAGGAAATAATTTGTTTGACCTTTTCAATTACTTCATCTGTTATAAATGGGTGATGTATCTGTTGATTCTTCAAAATCTTTTCCGCTTCATAAACGTTATTTTGATAAGGAATCGCTGCATTTTGACTATCTCGCTGTCTTCTTAACAACGTACCATCCTCTGCTGTCACAATTAATTTCTTAATCAATCCATGGTCTTGTTGTTCGACTTGCTTCTCGGCATCTTTTAATAACTTTTTTACTTCGCTTTGAAATTTCTCTCCTTCTTTTTTAGAATTCAAATACTGGTCAAACAAAGATAGCACCGATAGATTATGTTTCTGTTTATACACTGTTTGTGCTCTTTTAGATGTAATAAACAGTTTCCGATATGTCTTTTCCCCTGCATATTTATCAACAATGTATTTTAAATCTTTCAATTCCTGTGCAAATTTTTGATAGTCTGCCACTTTTGCCTCTGCTACACAAGTATAATCACCCAGCAAATCGGATAAGACAAATTGCTGATATACAGCTACGGCAGCTTCAATAAATTCATTTTCCTCTTCTGTTAGTTTCGCAACTTCCTCCTCAAATCTTTCAGAAATAATCGAGAATTTTAGCTTGTCTTTTATATAAACATCTATATTATCTGACAGAGGAAATAATTTACTACATGCACTTTCTAAACCTGCTAACAACTTAAATAATTGCTCATACTTTTTATTTGTTTTAGCCACTAAGAATTTCACTTTATCGTTCTTTGTTTTTGTGTTATCTAATAAAATATTTTTCATTTCTGATAGTTCGATTTTATCAAGTAAATAAGAATCCTCATCTTGAACAAAACGCTCATAGCTATCTACTAGCTCATAAAGAGTTTCCGTATCTTCGCCTTTTGCAACATTGCCCGATTCTGCCCAACGTAATCCTTCTTGTAAAAAGTGCCCTCGATATTTGACTAGATGATGGAGAGCTAAATAAACTAACCGTATATCCATTTTTTCCTTCGTTTGCATTAGGTCATAACGCAAATGATACATTGTTGGATACATTCGAGTATTCACGCTTAACTCTCTTAAAGTTCCTGACAATGTACGCTCTTCAAATTGATTGTTATTACGCCAAAAATGTTTCGAAAAATCCTTTGTAAAGAATGTTGAATTAATTTTTGAAACAGGCTCCTCAAACAATTGTTGTAATAATTGTATCCGTTTTTTCCTTCTGTTGTACCGTCTTCGAGTCCCTCGTTTCAACCTTCTTCCCGAGGCTGGCTGTGCCTCTTCAAACTCGTGTACACCAAAAGCATAGCGATTGTTATGTTGTAATACTTGATAATCATCTGATAAACATACCCACCCAATGCTCGTAGTACCAATATCCAAACCAATTGCATAATTCTTCATATAGCTCTCCACCTCTTTCTTGACAGATTTGATTTTATAGATTACCATATGAGGTGTTACTACTCTGTAACATTACATTGGTAAGTTAAAATAAGCTTAAAGCGTAAATGTTGGCTCTTGGAAGCCTCCGCCACTTTAGATATATTTCTGAAGTGGTTTTTTATTTATATTTTTCACCTCCACATTTACCTGAAAATTCAATTACTTTCTATCATTTCATTAAAATTACCATATTTTTTAATGTATTTCAACATATTTTATCTAAATCAGAAAGAAAAATTAATTAGCTACCATCTGCATACACTTTGTATGTACATTTTTAAGTTTTTATCATATTATTAGTAAGATATGTCGTAATTTATTACGTGGATTGAAATTGATTAAGGTATTATATCTTTTAAGGCCAACAAGGGCTGATTGGAATTGATTCCAATCAGCCCTTGTCTTGTCTATCTCCCCTTCACCCTCTTCAACTCCGCAACAATCAAAAAACTCACAATAACCAACAACAACCACGAACTAATTTTCCCAACATGCACCAAGCTCCATGCTTGCGTTTGATTCGGGTATTGCCATGCGCCGAAGAAAGTCGCGATGTTTTCAGCGACCCAAATAAAGAAGCCAATCAAAACAAAGCTCAAAACAATCGGCATGCGATAAGGAATGCCGTTCACCTCATACTTAACAGAGGCTCGCCAAAAGACGATGATTACCAATAAGCCTAGCCACCAGCGTACATCAATCCAAAAATGATGCCAGAAGAAATTAAAATAAATGGCGGCAGCTAGTGGGACAACTAGGAAAAATGATGGCCAGTTGACAAGATCAACATGCAGGCGACGCCATGCTTGGCATAGGTAGCTAGCGACGCTTGCATACATAAAGCCGCTATATAATGGAACGCCGAAAATTTTGAAAAAGCCTTCCTCAGGATATGCCCATGAACCCATATGTACCTTGAAAATTTCGAGTGCGAGCCCAATTAAGTGGAATAATGTAATCACTTTGAGTTCGTCCTTTGTTTCAAGGCCTGCGCGCAGCATCCACCATTGCATGGCGAGACAGATGATAAAGAGCCAGTCGTAGCGTGCTAGGAATGGCAGTGGTATGAATTTTGTTATGGCGAGCGAGGCGAAGATGACAACTGGGAAGAGGCAGGATAGTGCCTGTTCCCGTCCGAAATAGAGCAGCTGTGTTAGTTTATGCTTCATCACCCGCATCCTTTTCGTAGCGTAAAATATCGCCTGGTTGGCAGTCAAGTACCTTGCAGATGGCTTCTAGTGTGGAGAAGCGGATCGCTTTTGCTTTGCCTGTTTTTAAAATGGAAATATTGGCCATGGTGATGCCAACTTTCTCGGATAGTTCTGTGACGGTCATTTTGCGTTTGGCTAGCATGACATCGAGTTCAATAATAATGGTCATAGTACTTCACCTCATATCGTTAAGTCGTTTTCGTTTTTCATAGCGATCGCATTTGTTAGGAGCTGTTGCAGGACAGTGGCGAAAATGCTGACAACAAGTGCTGCGCCACCTAGTACAAGGCCGATGATAATCACACCAGGTGCGTCATCGTGTTCTGCAATAATGTAGAGCAATGGCATACTGATGGCGTATAAGCCTGCGATGACTAAGCCGCTCCATTTGATTTTTTTCAGCGCTGTGACAGAGTCATAGGAGAATGCACTGTTGTCGTCGATGAGGTTTAATAGCTTTAAGGCTTGGTATAGTGCCATAAAATAAGCGGCAGCTGTGCTGTAAAGGAGAGCACCAATACCATACAAGGTCCAAGCAAGTGCCCATTCTGTGGTGTGCATCACAAGAAATGGGAAACCGACAAGGCATATTGCCAATATAGGCAATGCAAGAAGGATTAAAGTTGCTTTCAAGAAAAGCGTTTGTTTTTTCATTATAGACACTCCTTTTTATCGTTTATCAATAAATATATATTGAAAAACAAAAATTTCATAGTATAAGACTGTCTTATTTTTATTTGGTTCCCAAAATAAAAAGCTGTTTGAAAGTGATTACCTTTCAAACAGCTTTTCTATTAACTCTATTGGTCTAACATCGTGTTTTGTTAGCTCATTTTTGGCAAGCCAAACGGGTTCAAATGTGCCGCTGTACAGCTCTGGCTGACTATATTCTGGACCTGTGCCCGTGCCGATTTTGCCCCCAATGATCTTAGCACGATAATATACTTGTTGTCCATTGAATGAAAGCTCAAAAAATAGCCCTTCTAGTTCAACGATGACACCAACTTCCTCTAATGCCTCACGAATAGCAGCCTGCTCAAGCGTTTCGCCTTGCTCGACTTGTCCTCCTGGGAAAACGAAATAGGTTTGTCCTTCTTTCACACGTTTAATCAGTAATATTTTATCATTTTCTTCTATAATAACTGCACTGCGAATTCGCATCCACTCACCTCTCTCTTTACTTCTTAGTATATTTGTCCATTCTGACTATTTCAACGACCGATTATGCTAAAATATAGCTACAGAAGGAAGTGATTGAATGCAATATCTATTTGTTGGGCTTGCAGGGGCACTTGGCGCTTCTTTGCGCTATGCACTGGGCTTTCTTTATATTGGGATGTTTCCTATGATTACCTTACTTATTAATTTAATTGGTTCATTATTGTTTGGCTGGCTG belongs to Lysinibacillus louembei and includes:
- a CDS encoding helix-turn-helix domain-containing protein encodes the protein MTIIIELDVMLAKRKMTVTELSEKVGITMANISILKTGKAKAIRFSTLEAICKVLDCQPGDILRYEKDAGDEA
- a CDS encoding DUF2975 domain-containing protein; this encodes MKKQTLFLKATLILLALPILAICLVGFPFLVMHTTEWALAWTLYGIGALLYSTAAAYFMALYQALKLLNLIDDNSAFSYDSVTALKKIKWSGLVIAGLYAISMPLLYIIAEHDDAPGVIIIGLVLGGAALVVSIFATVLQQLLTNAIAMKNENDLTI
- the cas2 gene encoding CRISPR-associated endonuclease Cas2: MRLFVMFDLPVQTSIERKNYRRFRKFLIENGYLMIQYSIYAKIILNHSALQLQKVKIQQHLPPKGHVETLLVTEKQFADMEHFSKPKIEKTETNSMKRVIEL
- the cas1 gene encoding type II CRISPR-associated endonuclease Cas1, whose translation is MSWRTIILSKNSKISLRMNQLVVTNEEVTSIPIGEVGIVIIENPNIVMTGHILNALSDNKITTILCDQKHNPSTFLHTIYGHHRQSKHLQAQFNWNEMYKGRLWQEITKQKIYNQGRVLFHLEKEGVDELRELIAGVELHDITNREGHAAKVYFHRLFGADFTRGDEETINWGLNYGYAILHALITRQIVSKGYLSEIGIHHKNEYNQFNLASDFIEIFRPIVDYLVFHYVDGYLGKVEKRKIIGMFEQKVFIRNGAHYLPQAIQIFIDGCFNFLNTGDEKKLYFPDLQLNKFILEE
- a CDS encoding DUF817 domain-containing protein; translated protein: MKHKLTQLLYFGREQALSCLFPVVIFASLAITKFIPLPFLARYDWLFIICLAMQWWMLRAGLETKDELKVITLFHLIGLALEIFKVHMGSWAYPEEGFFKIFGVPLYSGFMYASVASYLCQAWRRLHVDLVNWPSFFLVVPLAAAIYFNFFWHHFWIDVRWWLGLLVIIVFWRASVKYEVNGIPYRMPIVLSFVLIGFFIWVAENIATFFGAWQYPNQTQAWSLVHVGKISSWLLLVIVSFLIVAELKRVKGR
- a CDS encoding NUDIX domain-containing protein; amino-acid sequence: MRIRSAVIIEENDKILLIKRVKEGQTYFVFPGGQVEQGETLEQAAIREALEEVGVIVELEGLFFELSFNGQQVYYRAKIIGGKIGTGTGPEYSQPELYSGTFEPVWLAKNELTKHDVRPIELIEKLFER
- the cas9 gene encoding type II CRISPR RNA-guided endonuclease Cas9 (Cas9, originally named Csn1, is the large, multifunctional signature protein of type II CRISPR/Cas systems. It is well known even to general audiences because its RNA-guided endonuclease activity has made it a popular tool for custom editing of eukaryotic genomes.), whose amino-acid sequence is MKNYAIGLDIGTTSIGWVCLSDDYQVLQHNNRYAFGVHEFEEAQPASGRRLKRGTRRRYNRRKKRIQLLQQLFEEPVSKINSTFFTKDFSKHFWRNNNQFEERTLSGTLRELSVNTRMYPTMYHLRYDLMQTKEKMDIRLVYLALHHLVKYRGHFLQEGLRWAESGNVAKGEDTETLYELVDSYERFVQDEDSYLLDKIELSEMKNILLDNTKTKNDKVKFLVAKTNKKYEQLFKLLAGLESACSKLFPLSDNIDVYIKDKLKFSIISERFEEEVAKLTEEENEFIEAAVAVYQQFVLSDLLGDYTCVAEAKVADYQKFAQELKDLKYIVDKYAGEKTYRKLFITSKRAQTVYKQKHNLSVLSLFDQYLNSKKEGEKFQSEVKKLLKDAEKQVEQQDHGLIKKLIVTAEDGTLLRRQRDSQNAAIPYQNNVYEAEKILKNQQIHHPFITDEVIEKVKQIISFRIPYYIGPLDKSGKSEFAWLTRNNEQNITPWTFDESVNKEVTAEAFITKMTNKCTYLKKEDVLPKNSLLYQKFELLNELNSIQIRPLNEESNKKYRLDTECKQWLIENVFQKYQQVTHKILLQELKKSDWADLATHAIFGTQKSDKFASTLSSYKKLSDILPNEPEDIIEEIIKWLTVYNEKDIIHSRIQKVFPHITEEQIQKLCGIKMSGWGRLSRKVLMDIQVNDTDNVIDYMDAYSENFMELLSKTSLKKGIEQVNTKKTIHKIVYKDIEELAGSPALKRGIWRALKIIEELTSIFGEPTEIILEVAREDQKSSKSKSRKDIWEESVKGWIEHQAFCAKISSYPEDKFKDKRFWLYATQLGKCLYTGEAIDINELYSKKYEVDHIYPRSYVKDDSLDNLALVKTEVNQEKRSTKMPLEIISDSEKFKMKNEWQRLRDRKLISSRKLERLLKPKFEDADKEKFIQRQLVETRQIIQHVKDLLTERFEHTNIHSVKAGMVSKFRQTLEIPKIREYNNKHHAMDALLATLLVQFTKQQYGDNFLEFSFKAKERAKKWGRVVQNSRDFFVFEHFKKASFNSILTGKSIPAMLFMKEIFYELPWQTTKMTGNIEGAFHKETPLSPKANLNKEKLSNASVFVVDGMTKEGIWAIEYTMQKKKGTEKKLELFDFKVIDQSKYQNLSLDEVAKILVEREGKKFVLSAKLVKRFPKYQKIMWAGHPYYFISTVELRNAKQWCMKPLLFEQLQSKNLQNQPAEELKQLFSSLAADFLENYTIYNGRIPTKYKGFSNNVYAFMDRIVDFNSFKIGVDALHGLAAANAESPSLFGTSRLYNLSIDATTIEIINESITGLKYRKPKPLLYSRS